TGATGATGCACAGCGCGCCCTTTCACACCTTCGATAACGGACCCACAGGCTTGAGCGGTGTCATGAACCCCGCCTGGTTCTCCTCCAATGGCACACTCATCATCGCAGACTCGCCCATTGAATTTGGCATGAATCAACCGCCCGCGGACTATCCACGCTTCAAATGGAGCTTTGTCACCGATGGACGCGGCGCCTTCTCCGACCGTCCCTTTCTTGATAAAGGCGGGGTGGGGGATGGGATGTTCACCTTCAAAGGAAATTCTCTCGATCTCAAATTCTCCTTTTCCGAAAACGCGGTCACTGCCTACGAAAACCAGATCAAACATTTCGGGCATCCATCTGAACTGCCGCCTGAAGGCTTATTCACCAAACCCACATGGACGACATGGGCAAGATACAAAACTGCCATCAATCAGGAAGTCGTTTTGAAGTTTGCAGATGAGATCATCCAAAACGGCTATCCCTATCATGTGATGGAGATCGACGACCGCTGGCAGGTCTATTACGGTGATTTGGACTTTGACCCTCAACGATTCCCTGACCCCAAAGCGATGATCGATGAACTACATGCGAAGGGATTCAAAGTCACCACGTGGGTTATCCCATTTTTGAATGAACGCTCAAATGCCTTTGCCGAAGGGAAAAAGAATGGTTGGCTTGTGCGCCGCACAGATGGTTCTCCGTACCTCGTGCCGTGGTGGCAGGGACATGGCGGCTTGCTGGACGTCACCCATCCGTCGGCGTTGGAATGGTTCTTCGAACGGCTGAATCAGTTACAGGTCAAGACAGGAGCCGATGGCTTCAAGTTCGATGCGAGCGAGGCATGCTTCCTTCCCATTGATGCGGTCACACATCAAAAAATCCATCCTAACGAATATACAAATATTTATGTGGATGCGGTAGCGAAGCACCATCGCTTAACCGAAGTGCGCTCGGGTTGGAAAAACCAATCCACGCCGATCTTTTTCCGCCAGTGGGATAAGACAACTTCGTGGGGATTGGATAACGGTTTGCACTCGGTGTTGACTGGTGCATTGGCGATGAGTTTGGCGGGCTACCCGTTCATCCTGCCCGACATGGTGGGCGGCAACGAATACGATGAAAAAGCGGATGCCGATCTGATGATCCGTTGGACGCAGTTGAACGCGCTGCTGCCTTCGATGCAATTCAGTCTTGCTCCATGGGATTATGGCGCGGACGCCGCCGAGCTTTGCCGTCTCTTCGCGAACCTGCACGTGGAATTCGCGCCGAAGATTTTGGAGATTGCTCGCGCCACAGTTGCAAAGGGACAGCCGATCATCCGCCCCATCTTCTGGCTCGACCCATCGGATGAACGCGCCCTGACCTGTGGCGATGAGTTTTTGCTGGGCGATGAATTTTTGGTTGCGCCTGTAGTGACACCGAACACCACGCAGCGCGATGTTTATCTTCCAAAAGGTGAGTGGCAAAACTATTGGACAGGTGAGACAATCCCTGGCAACACTTTGCTCGAACATTACCCAACCCCGCTTGATACCTTGCCGATTTTCAAACGAATCAAATGACGAAGAACAACATGACAACCTGTAAATTCCCGCATAACTTTCTTTGTGGCGCCGCCGCTGTCCTTGATCTCACTGGTCACGACGGGCGGAAATACTCCGCGCAGGAGATTCATGATATCACCCGGCGCCCCTGAGCGAGGATTTTAATTGTGGAAATAAAGTCTCTGCCTTAGCTATTCGCCAATACTTTTCTGGCAACTTCTTCAAAATGGTCATCTGTTTTAATGAGAGGAACAGCTTTCATTTCATGGGGAGATGTTTTGCCTTTGAGTTCCTCTGCAAGTTTTTCGGCACGGGCTTTGGTCTTCAACAAGGCAGACGAATTGGCAAGGCAATAAAGTGATAACTGAAGAGCGAATAACAGATTTCCGCGTTTTGCCTGGAGGTCTGCAATATCAACGAGCACATCCAATGCCGTAAGAGGTCCCTGCGTGTCGAGCGAAAGCCGCAAGGATTCATGCCAGAGATTTTCGGCCTCCTTATCATTTCCCAATGCAAACGCGCTTCGTCCCATTTCTGAGAGCAGGCGTGCAATATCCCAGCGCGCGCCAAGTTCTGTGAAATATTGCAAGCTTTTCTGGAATGCTTCATATGCCTCGGCATGTTTTTCTTGCGCCTGCGCCAAAAGCCCCATGCTACGATAGGCATTTCCCAGCCCCATACGATCCCCGATCATGGTGTTGATGGCGATGCTTTCTTCCAGCGCGGCTTGGGCTTCATCATATTTTTGCGCATCCTTCGCGCTCAAACTGAGAGACGTGAGTCCAAATGCGGTAAAACGCAAATCACCGGTTCTTCGCCAGGCATCCACGGCGGCTTGAAACTGTTCATGCATCGTTTCGGTTTTGCCAAGCAGCATATCCACGCCGACCAATTCCGTCAGACAAAGAGCTTCATACCATGGGTCATGGATGCTGCGGGCGGTTTGCAATCCTTTTTCGAATAAATCCGAAGCACGGCTAAGATCGCCCATGATGATGTTGATGATCCCTAAAAAGGTAAGGGCTTCCTCAAGAATGGTTGGATCATGGACATTCTTCAAAACCGCAAGGCTTTGTTCGAGCATGCGCTGAGCTTCTTCGTGCCGTGACGTTCGAAGCGCGAAAAGGGAACGGGTGGTCAAGGTATGTGCCAGCGACTTCTTTTCCTCATCCTTCAAAGATCGATTCGCCAGGGCATCTTGAATGTGCTTGAGATAATCCAACCCTTCCTGATACCAGCCCAATGTATCGTATAACGTCGAGTAGGCGCTCAACCCGGTTTCGATAAGCACAAATTCTTGATGCGCCAATGCCCACTCCAAGGCAGTGCGGATGTTGTCAATATCCGCGACGAGTTTGGCAAGCGACTCGCGTTGCATGGAACTTCGTAATGGCAGATCTTCCTGACCGAGGAAGCGGATGAAGTATCGCCCGTGAAGCGCCTGCGCCTCTTCCCTGACCTTGAGCTGGTCTGCCAACCGTTCAGCCGCGTACTGTCTGATAATTTCGTGCAGGTCGTATCGCCCCGTTCCACTTCTGTGGACCAATGACTTGGCGACCAATGCCGAGAGGACGGGGAGAGTCGCATCCGCGATGTCTCCTGCCGCTTCGCGCGAGAATCCGCCTTGGAAGATGGCAAGCCGAAGCAAAACATTCTGTTCTTCTTTAGTTAGTAGATCCCATGAATGATCGAAGACCGCCCGAATCGAGCGGTGACGGGTGGGCACATCCTTGGCAGAGATGGAGAGGAAATCCAATCCACGCTCGATCTCGCTGGCGATCTCACGGCAGGACAAGGTCCGCACCCAGGCGGCGGCAAGTTCAATGCCGAGCGGCATGCCGTTGACCAAATTACAAATACGGACGATGGCTGGGTAGTCTTCTGTTGTGGCGTCAAAGCTGACATGCGCGCGGCGGGCGCGTTGTAGAAACAACTCCACGGATGTGCCTTCGATATCCGTCCCTTCGGGGATGGGTAAGCCATGCACTTCGAAGATCCATTCACCTTGCAGCCCTACTGACTCGCGTGAGGTGACCAGGAGTTTGAGTTTGGATGTTCTTGCCAATACCTCTGCAAAGAATTCAGAGATGCTTGCATCACCGAGAAGATGTTCGAGGTTATCGATCAGCAGAAGGGTGTGTTTGTCTTTGAGATAGTTGAATAATTGCTCTTTGGGCTCATGCTCACCTTGAAGCGTAAAGCCCATTGAATCGGCGATGACGGGGATGAGGTAACGGGAGGATTGAATCGGCGCGAGCGGGACGAAATAGACGCCACCTTCATAATCGGGTTGAGTGCGGGATGCGGTTTCAAGCGCGAGGCGGGTTTTGCCCATGCCTCCGGGACCCGCCACGGTCAACATGCGGCAATGCGGGTCACGTAGAAGTTTGCGCAGTTCATCCACTTCATGTTGACGCCCGATGAGGGGAGTGGGCAGGGTGGGGAGGTTGGAAGATGATGTTTGAGCTGGGGGAATGTTTGGGGGCTGAACCCGCTGCGATACGGGAGAGAGGCGGTCTGTCGTCCATTCACCGCGGGCGACTTTGATGAAATCCTCCCGTTCAGCAATTTCCAAAATATTGGCGATCAATTCAGCGATCTGGGCGGAGGGACGGCGTTCGTCGCCCTCGATCTTGCGCAGCATGGCGACCGAACAGCCCACGCGATTGGCAAACTCCTCGCGCGTCAGCCTGCGTGCTGTGCGTTGCTCACGAAGCCATTCACCAAATGTTTTCATGTAAAAAAATTGTAACACTTTTTGTCACACTGAACTGACACCCAAAGGGCGGCAGGAAAGCGTTTAATGCGGGCATGGCAAATTTATCTCTTCAAACAAAACCTTATTCGTTCGACGATGACTGCCAACGATTTGAGTCACTGGGTGCGTTCGTTTGCATCAAAGCGAGCGCGGAACAGACAGGAGGTGCGTTCAATTTATTCGATGTGTTATGTCCGGTTGGATATGAAACGCCACTGCATATCCATTACGCGGAAGATGTGGCGATCTATGTTTTGGAAGGTGTGCTCGATATTTTTTGGGGCGAAGAAAGCAAACGGGCAAAACCTGGTTCGTACTTTTTTCAACCGCGAGGCACGCCGCATGGGTTTCGTGTGAACGGGACGAAGTCTGTGCGCATGTTGTATCTGACCTTCCCGGCAGGCTTCGATACCTTTGTGATCGAGCGAGCCAAGCCTTTCACAGACTTCGACGCCATGATGTTGGAAGCCCGTCATAAGATCGAGATTTTGGGTTCGTTGCCCACTTTAGAAAAAGGAGAAGACGATGAGTAAATTTTTGAAATGGACGAAAAAGATGATGACCGGATTGTTGATCTTCACATTGGTTGCTGTAGCTCTGACTTGGGTTGCAGGAAGCATCGCCAAGAACAGACTCGCCGTGCAGTATCCCGCGCCCGGCAAGTTGGTGGATGTGGGCGGATATCACATGCACATCCATTGCGTTGGCGAAGGCAGTCCAGTCGTGGTGATGGAATCTGGCTTGAACGATTTTTCATTGCAATGGTCTTCAGTGCAGGCGGAGATCGGTCAGTTTGCGAGAGTCTGCGTATATGACCGGGCAGGCTTCGGGTGGAGTGAGGCGAGTCCGCATCCGCGCACGGTGGCGACGATGGTGAACGAATTGCACACCTTGCTTCAGAATGCCGAGGTGGAAGGTCCGTATGTGATGGTAGGTCATTCCTTTGGCGGAATCGTGGTGCGGGAATTTACGCATCAATATCCAGACGAAGTGACCGCCATGCTGCTGGTGGACTCGGCACATGAACTGCACTTTGTGCGCATCCCTGCCTTTGCGACATTGACAGAAGCGATGGCGCGTCAGTTCAAGTTGTTTGCCGCGCTCAATTCTTTCGGCATCATGGCATTGTCACCGGAGCAGATTCCCGCTCGCGGGTTGGAAGGCGAAGCGTTGGAACAATATCGCGCCTTGCTCGCAACCACAGATTATTTCAATGCGGCTGTGATCGAGTCATCCTCTTTCCTTGCCGAGTTTGGAACCGGTTCGACACACAAACTCAAAGGTCTGGGCGACCTGCCGCTGATCGTCCTGACACGCGGCTTGCCCGACTCGCTGCCCATTCTTTCGGAGCAGGAGAACGCTCAATACGATACGACCTGGTACGAATTGCAGCGTGAGTTGGTGGGCTTGTCTTCAAATAGCAGGCAGATCATTGCCGAAGACAGCGGGCATTACATCCAGTTGGATGAGCCAAATCTGGTCATTGATGCGGTTCGTGAATTAGTTGAACAATCAAAATAAACCTCGCTCCCGCCGCAGTCCCCGGCGGCGGGAAACAAGAAAAAATAAAAGGAGTCTCTTATGTTTGCTGGACATTTAGCTGCTGGTTTGGTTCTCAAGAAAATGGAACGTCGCATCAATTTAGGCTGGTTGTTCTTCGCTGCCCTGTTCCATGATTTTCTGCTCGGCATTCTGGTGTTGCTAGGTCTGGAGCAGATTCACATCCCCGCGAACTTCGCGCAGACGCATTACCTGACCTTTACCTTCCCATATTCGCACGGGCTGACCGCTTCGATCATCTGGTCTTTGCTGGGTTTCGCCATCACATACGCCGTCCTGCCGCGTTGGTTGAGCAAGGAACGCAAGCAGGCAGGCTTGGCGATCGCATTGGCTGTGTTCTCGCATTTCGTTCTGGATTGGTTCGTCCACATCCCTGAGATGCCTTTGCTCGGCGCGGACTCTCCGAAGGTCGGATTAAGTTTATGGAATAACCTTCCGCTCGCGCTCGGACTTGAAGTTGGTATGGTCCTCATTGGCTTTATCTACTACCTGAGCATGGTCAAACCTAAGACGAACCTCGCCAAATATGGAGTCGCTGTTCTCATGGTCTTGATTACTACCCTGACCGTCACCGGACAGTTGCTCGCCGAAACGCCACCACCCGCGAATGGAGCCGCCATGTCCTGGATCTTTCAACCCTTCCTCATCTGCGGACTTGCGTATTGGTTCGACCGAAAGGAGAAGTGATCGAAAATAGATATGTACTTCACCTACCGTTGAATCATATTCAAAAAACTTTAGAAAAGGAAAAACATAATGTCTACTTCAGTTCTAACGACCACTAACAATAAAGCATCAACTTCATTTATCGAGCGATATCAGATTCCCATCCTCTTTTTGCTGGTGCTTGGGTTGACCTGGCCTTTCATGATCGTGGATGTGCTTGGCTCGCACGGGATTCTCCCGTTCCGTGTCCCTATGATCTTGTGGTTGGTGATGGGGTATATGCCAACATTGGCTGCCGTGATTGTGACTGGCTTGACCCAAGGCAGAGAAGGTATTCGTGCTTTGTTCAGGAAATTCCTAATAGCACGCGTTGGAATCAAATGGTATCTCTTTGCCATCTTTGCTCTGGCAGGAGCAACCATTGCCGCTGTTATCCTCGGTAACCAATTCGGAGCAACGACTGATAGCCCATTGCTTAAACCAGATATCGCAGCAGCAGGACCAGCCGCCATCTTCCTGAATGCCACCTTGATGTTTATCGTCCGCGGAATTCTGAATGGTGAAGAGTTCGCCTGGCGTGGATTAGCCTTGCCGAAACTTCAGGCAAAATACAACGCCCTTACCTCCAGCCTGATCCTCAGCATCCCGTGGATACTCTTTCATCTGCCGCTTTTCTTTACAAAAGGCTCCACGCAGGAACATATGTCCATCCTTAGCTATGCCGTTCAACTTGCAGCCACATCGATTCTGTTTACATGGATATATAACAATACCAAAGGCAGCGTCTTACTTGCTTATATCTTCCATGCCTCAATGAACACCTGGACTGAATTGTTTAGCATCGATGCTGGGAATGCATTTCAAAACTGGATATTGACCGGTGTGATCGTAGCGCTGACGGTCATTGTGCTGATCTTTTCCGGCGCTGAAAACCTTTCTCGAAAGAATCAAAGAATTCAAGAATAAAACAGTTTATCAAAGGATGCAGTTACATTGAAAGTGACTGCATCCAGTGTTGAAAGGTAAAAATGAAAAGGCAAGCCATGTTCATCTTCTTGATTGTTCTGCTTATTGGTTTTACTTTATACGCTTTCGCTCCCCACGTTCCTGCCGTCCCAAAAAATGTTGAAAGCGTCACTGAAATGGAAGCCTATTTGAATCGGCTAACCGCTTCGGGAAACCCGCCCGGCTTATCCGTGGTCGTGGTCAGGGATGGCGAAATCATTTACAACAATGCCTTCGGGGTCGCTGACGGTCCACGCAAGATCAAAGCCACGCCGGAGACCGTCTATCACTGGTGGTCGATGACCAAAATCCCCACCGCGATTGCCATCATGCAGTTACAGGAACAAGGCAAGATAAAACTCGATGATGAAGTCACCAAGCACCTGCCTTGGTTCGAAGTGACTTATCCATCAGGTGATAGCCCAGCCATCACAATCCGTCACTTGATGCAGCATACCTCCGGGCTGCCAAATCCTGTCCCTGCCATGATCGGCTGGGTTCATTATGACGATGCCACGCCAAACCAGACCGAAGTGTTGAAAAAATATTTGCCGGAATTCAACAACGTGAAATTCGAACCTGGCTCAAAGGCGATCTATGGAAATCTCAATTACATGGTCTTGGGTGCAGTGATCGAAGCCGTATCCGGGCAGACCTACGAAGAATATATCCTCGAAAATATTCTGGCTCCTCTTGGCATGACCCAAACGAACTTCGTCTACACCTCAGACATGTCCATGCATGAAGCGGCGGGCAGCATTCCCCTCGTCCATTTCTTTACGCCGCTGCTCCCGACACTCCTTGATACAGACGCGCTCGTCCGTGAACGGGATGGTAAACTACTGTGGATGAATCGTGTATACATCGAAGCGACTCCATCCACCGGCTTGATCGGACCCGCACCGGATGCGGCGAAGTTGATGATGGCATATCTCAATCGCGGCACGCTTAACGGACAGTCGATCCTGTCTCCCGAATCCATTTCCACGCTGACGAATACTCCTCCCATCAACGGGCGCGGACTTGGCTGGGCAGTCGGCGAATCAAACGGAGAGCTTTACCTCGAACACGGCGGAGGCGGTCCCGGCTTTGCCGCCACCATGCGCCTTTACCCCGAAAGCGGATTGGGCATTGTCATCCTCGCCAACGGCACCGACCTGGATCGCGATGGTCTCGCCGATTTACTAAAAACCTTAAACTATCAATAAATGGATGGATACCATGTCTATAAATACTTCTACAACGAATAATCGAGTCACTTCCTTCATTAAACAAAACCCATTGCTTTCGATCTATATCATCATGTTCACAATAGCCTGGTCGGTCATGATTCCACAAGCGTTGTACTCGCAAGGGATGATATCTTTTCAACTTCCTGAGATCCTTGAAATTTTCGTTGGTTGGTCACCGGCTATTGCTGCGCTGATCGTCTCTGCTGTACTAGCAGGACGCTCCGGAATCCGGGAAGTCTTTGGTCGCTTTTTGATCTGGAGAGTCGGACCCCAGTGGTATTTGGTTGGGATATTCCTGCTGGCTGCCATCATTCTGGGCGGGATCGGTCTTCATATGGTTTTCGGCGGCACAATGCCTGTCATCCCTGTGGCTGGCAAACCACTATGGGAGATCGCTCTGACTTTTATCGTTTTCATACTTCTCGGTTTCCTATTCAATACAGAAGAGGTCGTCTGGCTTGGAGTTGCCATACCTCGACTCCGGGATCGTTTTGGCATTCTGATGACCGTTCTCCTCATTGCCATCCCTGAAGTCATACTCCATTTGCCCTCATTTTGGATGACCGAGAATCCCTTCTATCAAAATGTCGGCATTTCCTGGTTCCTGGCTTTCTCGATTGCCATGGTCGTCATTTACGTGTATGTATTCAACATGACAAAGGGCAGCCTCATCATCGTCACCCTCCTGCATGCTTCGCAGAATGCCTGGTCTACACTGCTTTCGGATAACAGCCCGCGTCCATTCCATTTTACTGTCGTTCTAGCCTGGGTGATCGCTCTCGCTTTGATTGCAGTGACACGCGGTCAGTTAGGGTATTCGACAGCCCAAAAATAATGGGGGGCACTTAATATTGATCCCTGATCTACACGAACCAGTTGACCACTAATCCTGAAATGAAAATCCCAAACCCAAAAATAATATGATTCATCAAACTGCGAAGCCTTGCTTGTGTGGGTTTCGCAGTTTTTGATGCGGCAGCACCCAGCCCGAATGCAGGTTGCATGATGAGGAATGGTGCGGAGACCGTGATGATTCCAAAGACCAACGCGGGAATCAAAGTGGGATGTTGAAGCCAGCTCTTACCTGCAATTGCAACAAAAACGATGGCAAATGTAATCCCGGTTATGTAATGTGTAATCCATCCAACTACACATTCCGCGTACTTCTTCGGAGCGGTGACAATGTTCGAGTGTCGAAAGACACCTTCTGGCATGTATAGAACCCAGCGCCCAACCAGACAGAAGTTCGAAGGGGCGATCTTGAAGGCATGTTTGAGGAAAATCCCCCAAAGATCAAACGTCAAGGTTGCCCCAATCCCGATAATGATGACGTTGAGGAAGTAAAGAATTGAATTATTCATCTTTGTTTTTATTGCTTTCTCATATGGAGGACAATTAAAGTAATCACTACACAAATCAGCCCGGGCAGGCTGGCTTCGAGCCCAAACTGACCACCTGTCAGCCATGCCGGGATATCTCCAAAGGTGGGTGTCAATAAACCTGATTGCTCGGTTCCGCTCACGCCAAAACCAAGAACACTGCCTTGCACAAAGTTCGCCATTAGATGCAGACCAAGGGGCATCGCCAGGCTCTTCGTTTGAATAAAAGCCAGACCGAACAGGATCGAGGCGAGAAAAATGTCGATGCTTGCCAACACTTTGACGCTACCGGTCATGCCCGGATTGTTCAAGTGTGTAAGAAGAAAAAAGACAGCGACGATCAGTTGGGCTGACCATTGACCCAATCCGGCGATGAGGCGCTGAAAGACAAACCCGCGGAACAACAATTCTTCTGCAACGGCTACTCCAACAAAGAGCAGGAAACTCGATGATAGGACCGATATGCCTGACGGATTCCATTGCCAGTGGACCCAGCCGAAGATGCTTAAAATGAGCGCTGGGGCTAGCATGAGGGCGGAACCAATCAATCCGCCAACGCATAGTTCCTTGAGCCAATGAACATCGAATTTGCCGAACAATTCAGCGATTGGTCTTTGGCGTGGCAATTGACAGATAATCGATGCCAGAGTGACAATTATGACTTGCAAGCCTATGGATACTTCTTTGTTGTTCTGCTGTGCTGTTAGCAAGGTTGGGAAGAGCAGCAACGCAAGCACAAGAAAAAAGATCAGAATCCACCAGCCATTGCGAAGTTGCCGTTCGGAATTTAGAAACGGACTAAAGGTCATAGACTATCCTGTCTGTAAGGGCATCGGCTTTATGGCTGTTGCATTTTTTCTTTAAAGAACATGATTATGCTGGCATTCATATCCGTATGGAAAGCCTTCCTGTCGAACTGCCCCTCATCGGAGCAAATTTCAGAGGGCGCGAGAAAACTACAGGGTGTGAGGAACGAAAGATGACCTGCCCCAGGGACCGAGTGAAACTCAACTAAGGAGCCCAATGCTTCGCGGACCAACTTTGTGTTTGTGGCATACGGAACGTTGATATCATCCTCGGCGCTCCAAAGCTGAATTGGCACATGGACATTATCAAGTCCATGTGGAACAAATGTAAATCCCAGTCCCGGCGCCGCCACGACCGCTGCCTTAATTCTCAAATCGGGCAGAAAATCATTTTCCATTGTCGCCGAATCGGCATTTAGCAGTGGGGAGTTGACGGACTGTAGCAGATCGCAAACAATTTCAGGTGACTCGGCACAATGTTTCGCTATGATGCGAAGGTCTGGCTGACCACCAACGGCAGTCAATACTGTAAATCCACCCGCCGAGAGCCCGTAAGCGCCGATACGTTCTGGGTCGATATGATCATGATATTCCCAATTGTCGAGCATGTAATCAATAGCAGTATGGATTTCTTCGTTGCGTTGTGTTAACCAGGTTATTGAACCGACGGCACTTTGGTCAGCATAGTTGTCGCCACTATGCATGGGTGCTACGACTACATAACCAGCGTTCGCAAGTGCAAGTGCCAGGTCGGCGTGACTTGCAGGTCCACCGCCGTTTCCATGTGAGATGATTATTAATGGCAGATCATTTCCTGAAATTGGGGCATTGCGCGCCACATCCATCAATATGATGCTCAACATTGTCGTTGGTTTAGGTTTTACATGAGTTGGGTACCACACCCCGGCGGGAATAGGCTTTCCATTCGCGTCAGGGATTTGAATTGTTTCGAATCCTACAGGGTTTTCGGTTCTTAACGCTGTTGACATGGCAAAGCGGACAAGCCCAAACGCAGTTACTGAAAGTACAATAAATATCCAAAGAATCCATTTCATTTTTTTCTCCTTCTTGACCGATACTTCTTAACTGTGTTGGTTGTTATTTGCATTTCTACATGTTTGGGTTCAACCTGGTTTACAGCAAGCAACGGCATTCCCAGGTCACGGATTTTTTTCAAGATGCCATGTAATGCAGACTGGTCGATAATGGGTCCACTTAAGAGTGTGTTCCCATCTTCTTCCAATGCGATGGTCAACCCATCGAACCAGCCTGCCATTTGCTGACCCAGATGACCTTTGATCCTGATCTGAAAGATATTCGGCACATCCGGGTCCTGCCCTAAATTCTGTTCGTTTTGCATTATTGCACCCTAATGACGATGTTCCCTTTTTTTCGTCCCATATCCATGTAACGGTGCGCCTCGACCATATCTTCCAGCGGATAGCTCTGGTCAATGACCGCTTTGACCTCGCCCTTCTCGATCAGTTCCTTGATAAAGATCAGGTTATCCATGCCTTCTTTTGTATCCAGTTTTGCCATCGAAACAAATGTTCCGTTTGATGCGAGAACCTTCGAGTATTGTGATTTGGGGAACTTCGCCACTGTGTCGAAGATAACGTCGTAGCGTTCTTCCCTGGATGAAAAATCCTCTTTTGTGTAATCGATGATGTGATCAGCGCCCAGTGATTTCACCATTTCCAAATTGGATGTGCTGCACACCCCGGTCACTTCTGCGCCAAAATACTTTGCCAACTGCACAGCATACGTACCGACACTTCCAGACGCGCCGTAGATCAGGACTTTTTGTCCGCGCTGGATGTTTCCCTTGCGGAGCAGACGAAGCGCCGTGGTCGCGCCGATGGGGAGTGCTGCAGCTTCTTCATAGGTTATGTTGGCGGGTTTGATCGCCATCATCGCCTTCTCGGGCAGGGATTTGTATTCGGCATAGCCGCCAAAATTCTCGGTCAGGGTGGAGGCGAAAACCTGGTCACCGACCTTGAAGCGGGTCACATCTTTGCCGACCGCTTCCACTATGCCCGCAAGTTCAGAGCCGAAGATCGGTTGTCTGGGTTTTGTGATGCCCAGCGCAAGGCGGGCGGGGATCCATACAGCGGCAGGGACGGTAAAACTTCGCATTCGGAAATCCGCAGCGGTGACCGTGGTGGCGTGGACTTTGATCAAAACTTCATCGCCTTTCGGCGTCGGCTTATCAATCTCTTTGAGTTGAAGAACTTCAGGACCACCATATTGGGTTGCTACAATTGCTTTCATTTTTTGTCTCCTTATTTTCTAAAATATTAAGTGAACTTGATGTCAATATTCAAATCTATGCTGTGCGGGTTTGTCTGGTTGCACCCTTGCGGATGCTCCATTCCGCCACGGCAAGATTGATCACCCAGGCTGCGCCATGCAACAACGCGTTTTGAAATTCATTGGGCGTGCCGAAGATCAAGGCACCGACCATACCCGTGAATACCTGCGTACCTGCACCAAGACCGAGTGCGTAAGCGCGCGCCATCCAAGCCAGGTGCTGATCAACATCCTTCCGCAGGATGGCGAGGTATCCCAAGATGATCGAGAGAACCATGCCAGTTCCGAATAGGAGCCGAAAGGCATATAGCAGGTTACTTGCGCCTTCCTGACGAGGATAGAACAAGGTCATCCAGATCGCTGAAAGCCCAACGAGAAGTCCAACTGGAACCAGAAACCTGCCAACCCAACGATGCCATTTACTTCCGCGCTGCCAAAGGCGACCCACGAACTGGAGCGCGCCAAGCAGGACATAGACCGCAGATGCAATAATGTGAATAACCACAGGCGAAGGAGATGCAAAGAAGCGCGCGTTGTCTGGTGTGATCTCAGCGCCGCTTGCCAATTCGTTCAAGCGTAACGCGCCAAAGATCAGGGGAATGATGCTG
This portion of the Anaerolineales bacterium genome encodes:
- a CDS encoding DUF2306 domain-containing protein — its product is MKAITQNTSQVKSPARKTQISWWVPVGLILLSIIPLIFGALRLNELASGAEITPDNARFFASPSPVVIHIIASAVYVLLGALQFVGRLWQRGSKWHRWVGRFLVPVGLLVGLSAIWMTLFYPRQEGASNLLYAFRLLFGTGMVLSIILGYLAILRKDVDQHLAWMARAYALGLGAGTQVFTGMVGALIFGTPNEFQNALLHGAAWVINLAVAEWSIRKGATRQTRTA